A single region of the Mustela lutreola isolate mMusLut2 chromosome 2, mMusLut2.pri, whole genome shotgun sequence genome encodes:
- the GPR171 gene encoding G-protein coupled receptor 171, with the protein MTNNSIFCPVHRDLEPFTYFFYLVFLVGIIGSGFATWAFVQNKNHRCVSIYLINLLTADFLLTLALPVKIVVDLGVAPWKLKIFHCQVTACLIYINMYLSIIFLAFVSIDHCLQLTYSSKIYRIQEPGFAKMISTVVWLMVLLITVPNMMIPIRDIEEKPNVGCMEFKKEFGRNWHLLTNFVCVAIFLNFSAIILISNCLIIRQLYRNKDNENYQYVKKALINILLVTTGYIICFVPYHIVRIPYTLSQTTVISDCPTRISLFKAKEATLLLAVSNLCFDPILYYHLSKAFRFTVTKTFASSKETKAPKEKKNGENNA; encoded by the coding sequence ATGACAAacaattctatcttctgcccaGTTCACAGAGATCTGGAGCCAttcacatactttttttatttagttttccttGTTGGAATTATTGGAAGTGGTTTTGCAACCTGGGCTTTCGTACAGAACAAAAATCACAGGTGTGTAAGCATATACTTAATTAACCTGCTTACGGCTGATTTCCTGCTGACCCTGGCATTACCAGTGAAAATCGTTGTTGACTTGGGTGTGGCGCCCTGGAAGCTGAAGATTTTCCACTGCCAAGTGACAGCCTGCCTCATCTACATTAATATGTACTTGTCAATTATTTTCTTAGCATTTGTCAGCATTGATCACTGTCTTCAGCTGACATATAGCTCCAAGATTTATCGGATCCAAGAACCTGGATTTGCCAAAATGATATCGACCGTGGTGTGGCTAATGGTCCTTCTTATAACAGTGCCCAACATGATGATTCCCATCAGAGACATCGAGGAGAAGCCAAATGTGGGATGCATGGAATTCAAAAAGGAGTTTGGCAGAAATTGGCATTTACTGACAAATTTCGTATGtgtagcaatatttttaaatttctcagccATCATTTTAATATCTAACTGTCTTATAATTCGACAACTCTACAGAAACAAAGACAACGAAAATTATCAGTATGTGAAAAAAGCCCTCATCAACATTCTTTTAGTGACTACCGGCTACATCATATGTTTTGTTCCGTATCACATTGTCCGAATCCCATACACCCTGAGCCAGACAACGGTGATCTCTGATTGCCCAACCAGGATTTCACTCTTTAAAGCCAAAGAGGCCACACTGCTCCTTGCTGTGTCGAACCTGTGTTTTGATCCTATCCTGTACTATCATCTCTCAAAAGCATTCCGCTTTACAGTCACCAAGACCTTTGCTTCATCTAAGGAGACCAAggctccaaaagaaaaaaaaaatggtgaaaacaaCGCATAA